In Symphalangus syndactylus isolate Jambi chromosome 14, NHGRI_mSymSyn1-v2.1_pri, whole genome shotgun sequence, one DNA window encodes the following:
- the RSL1D1 gene encoding ribosomal L1 domain-containing protein 1 isoform X4 yields the protein MERLASAPHSSSAATATSTSTPVAPTARKQLDKEQVRKAVDALLTHCKSRKNNYGLLLNENENLFLMVVLWKIPSKELRVRLTLPHSIRSDSEDICLFTKDEPNSTPEKTEQFYRKLLNKHGIKTISQIISLQTLKKEYKPYEAKLRLLSSFDLFLADARIRRLLPSLIGRHFYQRKKVPVSVNLLSKNLSREINNCIGGTVLNISKSGSCSAIRIGHVGMQIEHIIENIVAVSKGLSEKLPEWESVKLLFVKTEKSAALPIFSSFVSNWDEATKRSLLNKKKKDARRKRRERNFEKQKERKKKRQQARKTASVLSKDDVAPESGDTTVKKPESKKEQTPEHGKKKRGRGKAQVKATNESEDEIPQLVPIGKKTPANENIQKHATGKKSPTKSPNPSTPRGKKRKVLPASETPKAAESETPGKGPGKKPKIKEEAVKEKNPSLGKKDARQTPKKPEARFFTTPSKSVRKASHTPKKWPKKPKVPQST from the exons ATGGAGAGGTTGGCCTCCGCGCCACACTCTTCTTCAGCcgctactgcaacctccacctcgacTCCAGTGGCCCCGACAGCACGGAAGCAGCTGGACAAAGAGCAG GTTAGAAAGGCAGTGGATGCTCTCTTGACACATTGCAAGTCCAGGAAAAACAATTATGGGTTACTTTTGAATgagaatgaaaatttatttttaatggtggTATTATGGAAAATTCCAAGTAAAGAACTGAGGGTCAGACT GACCTTGCCTCATAGTATTCGATCAGATTCAGAAGATATCTGTTTATTTACGAAGGATGAACCCAATTCAACTCCTGAAAAGACAGAACAGTTTTATAGAAAACTTTTAAACAAGCATGGAATTAAAACCATTTCTCAG ATTATCTCCCTCCAAACTCTAAAGAAGGAATATAAACCCTATGAAGCCAAGCTCCGCCTTCTGAGCAGTTTTGACCTCTTCCTTGCTGATGCCAGAATTAGGCGGCTCTTACCCTCACTCATTGGGAGACATTTTTATCAAAGAAAGAA aGTTCCAGTATCTGTAAACCTTTTGTCCAAGAATTTATCAAGAGAGATCAATAACTGTATAGGTGGAACGGTGttaaacatttctaaaagtgGTTCTTGCAG TGCTATACGTATCGGTCACGTTGGAATGCAAATTGAGCACATCATTGAAAACATTGTTGCTGTCAGCAAAGGACTTTCAGAAAAATTGCCAGAG TGGGAGAGCGTGAAACTCCTGTTTGTGAAAACTGAGAAATCGGCTGCTCTTCCCATCTTTTCCTCGTTTGTCAGCAATTGGGATGAAGCCACCAAAAGATCTTTgcttaataagaagaaaaaa GATGCAAGGAGAAAacgaagagaaagaaattttgaaaaacaaaaggagaggaaaaagaagaggcagCAGGCTAGGAAGACCGCATCGGTTCTTAGTAAAGATGATGTGGCACCTGAAAGTGGTGATACTACAGTGAAGAAACCTGAATCAAAGAAGGAACAGACCCCAGAGCATGGGAAGAAAAAACGTGGCAGAGGAAAAGCCCAAGTTAAAGCAACAAATGAATCCGAAGATGAAATTCCACAGCTGGTACCAATAGGAAAGAAGACTCCAGCTAATGAAAAT attcaAAAACATGCCACAGGAAAGAAGTCTCCAACAAAGAGTCCTAATCCCAGCACACCTcgtgggaagaaaagaaaggtctTGCCAGCATCTGAGACCCCAAAAGCTGCAGAGTCTGAGACCCCAGGGAAAGGCCCAGGGAAGAAGCCAAAAATCAAAGAAGAGgcagtgaaggaaaaaaatccttcGCTGGGGAAAAAAGACGCGAGACAGACTCCAAAAAAGCCAGAGGCCAGGTTCTTCACCACTCCTAGTAAATCTGTGAGAAAAGCTTCCCACACCCCCAAAAAATGGCCCAAAAAACCCAAAGTACCCCAGTCGACCTAA
- the RSL1D1 gene encoding ribosomal L1 domain-containing protein 1 isoform X1: MERLASAPHSSSAATATSTSTPVAPTARKQLDKEQVRKAVDALLTHCKSRKNNYGLLLNENENLFLMVVLWKIPSKELRVRLTLPHSIRSDSEDICLFTKDEPNSTPEKTEQFYRKLLNKHGIKTISQIISLQTLKKEYKPYEAKLRLLSSFDLFLADARIRRLLPSLIGRHFYQRKKVPVSVNLLSKNLSREINNCIGGTVLNISKSGSCSAIRIGHVGMQIEHIIENIVAVSKGLSEKLPEKWESVKLLFVKTEKSAALPIFSSFVSNWDEATKRSLLNKKKKDARRKRRERNFEKQKERKKKRQQARKTASVLSKDDVAPESGDTTVKKPESKKEQTPEHGKKKRGRGKAQVKATNESEDEIPQLVPIGKKTPANENVKIQKHATGKKSPTKSPNPSTPRGKKRKVLPASETPKAAESETPGKGPGKKPKIKEEAVKEKNPSLGKKDARQTPKKPEARFFTTPSKSVRKASHTPKKWPKKPKVPQST; encoded by the exons ATGGAGAGGTTGGCCTCCGCGCCACACTCTTCTTCAGCcgctactgcaacctccacctcgacTCCAGTGGCCCCGACAGCACGGAAGCAGCTGGACAAAGAGCAG GTTAGAAAGGCAGTGGATGCTCTCTTGACACATTGCAAGTCCAGGAAAAACAATTATGGGTTACTTTTGAATgagaatgaaaatttatttttaatggtggTATTATGGAAAATTCCAAGTAAAGAACTGAGGGTCAGACT GACCTTGCCTCATAGTATTCGATCAGATTCAGAAGATATCTGTTTATTTACGAAGGATGAACCCAATTCAACTCCTGAAAAGACAGAACAGTTTTATAGAAAACTTTTAAACAAGCATGGAATTAAAACCATTTCTCAG ATTATCTCCCTCCAAACTCTAAAGAAGGAATATAAACCCTATGAAGCCAAGCTCCGCCTTCTGAGCAGTTTTGACCTCTTCCTTGCTGATGCCAGAATTAGGCGGCTCTTACCCTCACTCATTGGGAGACATTTTTATCAAAGAAAGAA aGTTCCAGTATCTGTAAACCTTTTGTCCAAGAATTTATCAAGAGAGATCAATAACTGTATAGGTGGAACGGTGttaaacatttctaaaagtgGTTCTTGCAG TGCTATACGTATCGGTCACGTTGGAATGCAAATTGAGCACATCATTGAAAACATTGTTGCTGTCAGCAAAGGACTTTCAGAAAAATTGCCAGAG aaGTGGGAGAGCGTGAAACTCCTGTTTGTGAAAACTGAGAAATCGGCTGCTCTTCCCATCTTTTCCTCGTTTGTCAGCAATTGGGATGAAGCCACCAAAAGATCTTTgcttaataagaagaaaaaa GATGCAAGGAGAAAacgaagagaaagaaattttgaaaaacaaaaggagaggaaaaagaagaggcagCAGGCTAGGAAGACCGCATCGGTTCTTAGTAAAGATGATGTGGCACCTGAAAGTGGTGATACTACAGTGAAGAAACCTGAATCAAAGAAGGAACAGACCCCAGAGCATGGGAAGAAAAAACGTGGCAGAGGAAAAGCCCAAGTTAAAGCAACAAATGAATCCGAAGATGAAATTCCACAGCTGGTACCAATAGGAAAGAAGACTCCAGCTAATGAAAATgtaaag attcaAAAACATGCCACAGGAAAGAAGTCTCCAACAAAGAGTCCTAATCCCAGCACACCTcgtgggaagaaaagaaaggtctTGCCAGCATCTGAGACCCCAAAAGCTGCAGAGTCTGAGACCCCAGGGAAAGGCCCAGGGAAGAAGCCAAAAATCAAAGAAGAGgcagtgaaggaaaaaaatccttcGCTGGGGAAAAAAGACGCGAGACAGACTCCAAAAAAGCCAGAGGCCAGGTTCTTCACCACTCCTAGTAAATCTGTGAGAAAAGCTTCCCACACCCCCAAAAAATGGCCCAAAAAACCCAAAGTACCCCAGTCGACCTAA
- the RSL1D1 gene encoding ribosomal L1 domain-containing protein 1 isoform X3, with protein MERLASAPHSSSAATATSTSTPVAPTARKQLDKEQVRKAVDALLTHCKSRKNNYGLLLNENENLFLMVVLWKIPSKELRVRLTLPHSIRSDSEDICLFTKDEPNSTPEKTEQFYRKLLNKHGIKTISQIISLQTLKKEYKPYEAKLRLLSSFDLFLADARIRRLLPSLIGRHFYQRKKVPVSVNLLSKNLSREINNCIGGTVLNISKSGSCSAIRIGHVGMQIEHIIENIVAVSKGLSEKLPEKWESVKLLFVKTEKSAALPIFSSFVSNWDEATKRSLLNKKKKDARRKRRERNFEKQKERKKKRQQARKTASVLSKDDVAPESGDTTVKKPESKKEQTPEHGKKKRGRGKAQVKATNESEDEIPQLVPIGKKTPANENIQKHATGKKSPTKSPNPSTPRGKKRKVLPASETPKAAESETPGKGPGKKPKIKEEAVKEKNPSLGKKDARQTPKKPEARFFTTPSKSVRKASHTPKKWPKKPKVPQST; from the exons ATGGAGAGGTTGGCCTCCGCGCCACACTCTTCTTCAGCcgctactgcaacctccacctcgacTCCAGTGGCCCCGACAGCACGGAAGCAGCTGGACAAAGAGCAG GTTAGAAAGGCAGTGGATGCTCTCTTGACACATTGCAAGTCCAGGAAAAACAATTATGGGTTACTTTTGAATgagaatgaaaatttatttttaatggtggTATTATGGAAAATTCCAAGTAAAGAACTGAGGGTCAGACT GACCTTGCCTCATAGTATTCGATCAGATTCAGAAGATATCTGTTTATTTACGAAGGATGAACCCAATTCAACTCCTGAAAAGACAGAACAGTTTTATAGAAAACTTTTAAACAAGCATGGAATTAAAACCATTTCTCAG ATTATCTCCCTCCAAACTCTAAAGAAGGAATATAAACCCTATGAAGCCAAGCTCCGCCTTCTGAGCAGTTTTGACCTCTTCCTTGCTGATGCCAGAATTAGGCGGCTCTTACCCTCACTCATTGGGAGACATTTTTATCAAAGAAAGAA aGTTCCAGTATCTGTAAACCTTTTGTCCAAGAATTTATCAAGAGAGATCAATAACTGTATAGGTGGAACGGTGttaaacatttctaaaagtgGTTCTTGCAG TGCTATACGTATCGGTCACGTTGGAATGCAAATTGAGCACATCATTGAAAACATTGTTGCTGTCAGCAAAGGACTTTCAGAAAAATTGCCAGAG aaGTGGGAGAGCGTGAAACTCCTGTTTGTGAAAACTGAGAAATCGGCTGCTCTTCCCATCTTTTCCTCGTTTGTCAGCAATTGGGATGAAGCCACCAAAAGATCTTTgcttaataagaagaaaaaa GATGCAAGGAGAAAacgaagagaaagaaattttgaaaaacaaaaggagaggaaaaagaagaggcagCAGGCTAGGAAGACCGCATCGGTTCTTAGTAAAGATGATGTGGCACCTGAAAGTGGTGATACTACAGTGAAGAAACCTGAATCAAAGAAGGAACAGACCCCAGAGCATGGGAAGAAAAAACGTGGCAGAGGAAAAGCCCAAGTTAAAGCAACAAATGAATCCGAAGATGAAATTCCACAGCTGGTACCAATAGGAAAGAAGACTCCAGCTAATGAAAAT attcaAAAACATGCCACAGGAAAGAAGTCTCCAACAAAGAGTCCTAATCCCAGCACACCTcgtgggaagaaaagaaaggtctTGCCAGCATCTGAGACCCCAAAAGCTGCAGAGTCTGAGACCCCAGGGAAAGGCCCAGGGAAGAAGCCAAAAATCAAAGAAGAGgcagtgaaggaaaaaaatccttcGCTGGGGAAAAAAGACGCGAGACAGACTCCAAAAAAGCCAGAGGCCAGGTTCTTCACCACTCCTAGTAAATCTGTGAGAAAAGCTTCCCACACCCCCAAAAAATGGCCCAAAAAACCCAAAGTACCCCAGTCGACCTAA
- the RSL1D1 gene encoding ribosomal L1 domain-containing protein 1 isoform X2 produces MERLASAPHSSSAATATSTSTPVAPTARKQLDKEQVRKAVDALLTHCKSRKNNYGLLLNENENLFLMVVLWKIPSKELRVRLTLPHSIRSDSEDICLFTKDEPNSTPEKTEQFYRKLLNKHGIKTISQIISLQTLKKEYKPYEAKLRLLSSFDLFLADARIRRLLPSLIGRHFYQRKKVPVSVNLLSKNLSREINNCIGGTVLNISKSGSCSAIRIGHVGMQIEHIIENIVAVSKGLSEKLPEWESVKLLFVKTEKSAALPIFSSFVSNWDEATKRSLLNKKKKDARRKRRERNFEKQKERKKKRQQARKTASVLSKDDVAPESGDTTVKKPESKKEQTPEHGKKKRGRGKAQVKATNESEDEIPQLVPIGKKTPANENVKIQKHATGKKSPTKSPNPSTPRGKKRKVLPASETPKAAESETPGKGPGKKPKIKEEAVKEKNPSLGKKDARQTPKKPEARFFTTPSKSVRKASHTPKKWPKKPKVPQST; encoded by the exons ATGGAGAGGTTGGCCTCCGCGCCACACTCTTCTTCAGCcgctactgcaacctccacctcgacTCCAGTGGCCCCGACAGCACGGAAGCAGCTGGACAAAGAGCAG GTTAGAAAGGCAGTGGATGCTCTCTTGACACATTGCAAGTCCAGGAAAAACAATTATGGGTTACTTTTGAATgagaatgaaaatttatttttaatggtggTATTATGGAAAATTCCAAGTAAAGAACTGAGGGTCAGACT GACCTTGCCTCATAGTATTCGATCAGATTCAGAAGATATCTGTTTATTTACGAAGGATGAACCCAATTCAACTCCTGAAAAGACAGAACAGTTTTATAGAAAACTTTTAAACAAGCATGGAATTAAAACCATTTCTCAG ATTATCTCCCTCCAAACTCTAAAGAAGGAATATAAACCCTATGAAGCCAAGCTCCGCCTTCTGAGCAGTTTTGACCTCTTCCTTGCTGATGCCAGAATTAGGCGGCTCTTACCCTCACTCATTGGGAGACATTTTTATCAAAGAAAGAA aGTTCCAGTATCTGTAAACCTTTTGTCCAAGAATTTATCAAGAGAGATCAATAACTGTATAGGTGGAACGGTGttaaacatttctaaaagtgGTTCTTGCAG TGCTATACGTATCGGTCACGTTGGAATGCAAATTGAGCACATCATTGAAAACATTGTTGCTGTCAGCAAAGGACTTTCAGAAAAATTGCCAGAG TGGGAGAGCGTGAAACTCCTGTTTGTGAAAACTGAGAAATCGGCTGCTCTTCCCATCTTTTCCTCGTTTGTCAGCAATTGGGATGAAGCCACCAAAAGATCTTTgcttaataagaagaaaaaa GATGCAAGGAGAAAacgaagagaaagaaattttgaaaaacaaaaggagaggaaaaagaagaggcagCAGGCTAGGAAGACCGCATCGGTTCTTAGTAAAGATGATGTGGCACCTGAAAGTGGTGATACTACAGTGAAGAAACCTGAATCAAAGAAGGAACAGACCCCAGAGCATGGGAAGAAAAAACGTGGCAGAGGAAAAGCCCAAGTTAAAGCAACAAATGAATCCGAAGATGAAATTCCACAGCTGGTACCAATAGGAAAGAAGACTCCAGCTAATGAAAATgtaaag attcaAAAACATGCCACAGGAAAGAAGTCTCCAACAAAGAGTCCTAATCCCAGCACACCTcgtgggaagaaaagaaaggtctTGCCAGCATCTGAGACCCCAAAAGCTGCAGAGTCTGAGACCCCAGGGAAAGGCCCAGGGAAGAAGCCAAAAATCAAAGAAGAGgcagtgaaggaaaaaaatccttcGCTGGGGAAAAAAGACGCGAGACAGACTCCAAAAAAGCCAGAGGCCAGGTTCTTCACCACTCCTAGTAAATCTGTGAGAAAAGCTTCCCACACCCCCAAAAAATGGCCCAAAAAACCCAAAGTACCCCAGTCGACCTAA